GATAATGGGTTGATAGAAGAGGTAACACCATAATTATATTTTTTTAAGATAGGAAGTGATGAATAATTGGGCTATCAACCTCAACAAAGTGATTATACAATATTAAAGCAACATACGAAAGAAACATATTTTAGAATGGAATTAACCAATTTAAATTATCAAACGATAGATTATTTTGATTCAGTAATTATTTCAGGAACTTTAACTATAAGTGCGGATTCAGATGTTAGAAGAACGCTTGATATAAATTTATTTGTAAAAGATGATCGCTTATTAGTTGGAGAAGATTCAAAAATATGGTTTAATCGTATTGTAAAATGCAGTATGGGTTACAAAAATTTAAGAACAAATAGTATAGTATATTTTCCGTTGGGATATTTTTGGTTTGATGAAAATAGTTATACATATGATATTTCATCAAAACAATTATCTGTTAAATGTAACGACTCATATTGTTTATTAAATGGAACTAGAAATGGTCAAATTACAGATATGGAAATAGACATCCCTGCTGGAAGTAACATTAGAGGTGCCATGATTTCTGCTTTGACGCAATATAGTATAATTAAAAAATATAATATTTGTGAGTTGGGGAATATGGTTTCTAGTGCAATTAATATTATAACTAATCAAGTATATAACGTGGTTCCATATGATTTAAAATTTACTGGAACAACGCATGTAAGTGATATTATAACTAAACTTCGCGATTTATATCCGGGTTTTGAGACATTCTTTGATATTGATAATACTTTTATTTGTCAACCACTTTCTACTTTGCAAGATATTCCTCTTGTATTAGATGCGGATTTTATTGAAAAAAATAATTTTGTTATCTCTGAAAATAGGACGAACAAACTATCATCTATATATAATATTATTGATATTTTGGGTATGACTATCG
This window of the Ruminococcaceae bacterium BL-6 genome carries:
- a CDS encoding conserved protein of unknown function (Evidence 4 : Unknown function but conserved in other organisms); this encodes MGYQPQQSDYTILKQHTKETYFRMELTNLNYQTIDYFDSVIISGTLTISADSDVRRTLDINLFVKDDRLLVGEDSKIWFNRIVKCSMGYKNLRTNSIVYFPLGYFWFDENSYTYDISSKQLSVKCNDSYCLLNGTRNGQITDMEIDIPAGSNIRGAMISALTQYSIIKKYNICELGNMVSSAINIITNQVYNVVPYDLKFTGTTHVSDIITKLRDLYPGFETFFDIDNTFICQPLSTLQDIPLVLDADFIEKNNFVISENRTNKLSSIYNIIDILGMTIEPDYSSTVCTNSGSVYTVTFDGLTTYENDKIYAVKVNVNNNAGQTMKINNLTAYPIVDSEENTIGANKLDANVMYCFKFVDNKFYYLGQFQVHAVAMLVDKIPDLATQTYYQNRYNTKNISYRVNPNSPFTVDKIGQIPDFKSDNDYSKIYSDDLASQRALYELWLETNWLDTISLNIRNIPWLDVNQKIEYRSKIYKDTKQYIIKNLQMDLVADTCQAEIATWYPLYPKILN